One Gloeobacter morelensis MG652769 DNA window includes the following coding sequences:
- a CDS encoding acyltransferase family protein, whose amino-acid sequence MTTQLLVGAAPAAERPAARLLALTDCCKGFAIGWVFLFHYQYATGLTWLSWAGWQGVHIFIVLSGFGLTYSLLSKHAPCDWRQWLSRRVGRILPGYWLTVLIGLVVALTVRSLEGGAPAAVWRETFLQALLDALLLRDLSHRTITPEMNVSLWFVPFILGMYLLFPALFALVRRIKTLRGALAVLAALVALECAYRAYAIFWCNGWPIAYGVLALPWPVTVDPALSPFQLQAPFGLPFSRIAEFGLGMLAAVALVRAPERTHRLLFGPVAAGTGLALWVLGNALVFVGPAGWVASDLLLAAGLALGFVNLAWTFEGGFAQGFEWVSRLGVHSYPVFLCHAIFVGFCQLIGRHWLQTVAAPRATGPAAGVDLVAFATALGLTCATSWLLVRFDAHRRPPAR is encoded by the coding sequence ATGACCACCCAACTTCTGGTCGGGGCGGCCCCAGCGGCCGAGCGCCCCGCCGCCCGTTTGCTCGCGCTCACCGACTGCTGCAAAGGTTTTGCGATCGGCTGGGTGTTTCTGTTTCATTACCAGTACGCCACCGGCCTCACCTGGCTCTCGTGGGCGGGCTGGCAGGGCGTGCACATCTTCATCGTGCTGAGCGGGTTTGGGCTGACCTACTCGCTCTTGTCCAAGCATGCCCCCTGCGACTGGCGGCAGTGGCTATCCAGGCGGGTGGGCCGCATCCTGCCGGGTTACTGGCTCACGGTGCTCATCGGCCTGGTAGTCGCCCTGACGGTCCGTTCGCTCGAAGGCGGCGCTCCGGCGGCGGTCTGGCGGGAGACGTTTCTCCAGGCGCTCCTCGACGCGCTGCTGTTGCGAGATCTGTCCCACCGGACGATTACCCCCGAGATGAACGTCTCGCTCTGGTTCGTGCCGTTCATCCTGGGCATGTACCTGCTCTTTCCGGCGCTCTTTGCCCTGGTGCGGCGCATCAAGACGCTGCGGGGCGCCCTGGCGGTACTGGCGGCCCTGGTCGCCCTCGAATGCGCCTACCGGGCCTACGCAATTTTCTGGTGCAACGGCTGGCCCATTGCCTATGGCGTCCTCGCCTTGCCCTGGCCGGTGACCGTGGACCCGGCGCTCTCGCCCTTTCAGCTGCAGGCGCCCTTCGGGTTGCCCTTCTCGCGCATCGCCGAATTCGGGCTCGGGATGCTTGCCGCCGTGGCCCTGGTGCGCGCTCCCGAGCGCACCCACCGCTTGCTGTTTGGTCCGGTGGCGGCCGGGACGGGCCTGGCCCTGTGGGTACTGGGCAATGCCCTGGTTTTTGTCGGCCCGGCCGGTTGGGTGGCAAGCGATCTGTTGCTCGCGGCGGGGTTGGCCCTGGGCTTTGTCAACCTGGCCTGGACGTTCGAGGGCGGCTTCGCCCAGGGCTTCGAGTGGGTGAGCCGACTGGGGGTCCATTCTTACCCGGTGTTTTTGTGCCACGCCATCTTCGTCGGTTTCTGCCAGCTCATCGGACGCCACTGGCTGCAGACCGTCGCCGCCCCGAGGGCGACCGGCCCCGCCGCCGGGGTGGACCTGGTCGCCTTCGCCACCGCCCTCGGACTCACCTGCGCCACCAGTTGGCTGCTGGTGCGCTTCGACGCCCACCGGCGCCCACCGGCCCGCTAA
- a CDS encoding quinone oxidoreductase family protein, with product MKAIRHHRFGDPEVLVLDELPTPEPTPAEVLIRIEAAAVNHYDILSRRGIRADLPLPRIVGIDCAGYVEVYRGERTDLPVGQPVVVLGERLGNGGPGAYATHVCIAEEEVFPLPASLDIVTAACLGISYLTAWYALVEGERARAGDWLFIPGAGGGVGSAALQIAAALGLRVIATSGTAAKCAQAVALGAAACVNYREEDVAAAVRRLTGGRGVQLALNAVGGAVVQQSLDCLEQGGTLLAVGTAYGRPFSFDGFDFLVRELRIEGINITHQSSVQRHAMLLKLAEHIAAGRIRVQIDRALPLAAAAQAHRLIEERAHFGKVLLLP from the coding sequence GTGAAAGCGATCCGCCACCACCGGTTCGGCGATCCGGAGGTGCTCGTCCTCGACGAGTTGCCCACGCCCGAACCCACACCCGCGGAGGTGCTCATCCGCATCGAGGCCGCGGCGGTCAACCACTACGACATTCTTTCGCGGCGCGGCATCCGGGCGGATCTTCCCCTACCGCGCATCGTCGGCATCGACTGCGCCGGGTACGTCGAGGTGTACCGGGGTGAGCGCACCGACCTGCCGGTCGGCCAGCCGGTGGTGGTGCTCGGCGAACGGCTGGGTAACGGCGGTCCGGGTGCCTATGCCACCCACGTCTGCATCGCCGAGGAGGAAGTTTTTCCTCTACCGGCCTCCCTCGATATTGTCACTGCCGCCTGCCTCGGGATCTCTTACCTGACGGCCTGGTACGCGCTGGTCGAGGGGGAGCGTGCCCGGGCGGGCGACTGGTTATTCATTCCTGGGGCAGGGGGCGGAGTCGGCTCAGCCGCGCTGCAAATCGCCGCGGCCCTTGGCCTGCGGGTCATCGCCACCAGCGGCACCGCCGCCAAGTGCGCTCAGGCGGTTGCCCTCGGAGCGGCAGCCTGTGTCAATTACCGCGAAGAGGACGTGGCGGCGGCGGTGCGGCGCCTCACCGGGGGGCGCGGAGTGCAACTGGCGCTCAACGCCGTCGGTGGCGCCGTGGTGCAGCAAAGCCTCGACTGCCTGGAGCAGGGCGGCACCCTGCTTGCGGTCGGCACCGCCTACGGTCGGCCTTTCAGCTTCGACGGCTTCGATTTTCTGGTGCGCGAATTGCGCATCGAAGGCATCAACATTACCCATCAAAGTTCCGTGCAGCGCCACGCGATGCTGCTGAAGTTGGCGGAGCATATCGCCGCAGGCCGCATCCGCGTGCAAATCGACCGCGCTCTACCGCTGGCGGCAGCGGCGCAAGCCCACCGCCTGATCGAAGAGCGCGCCCACTTCGGCAAGGTGTTGCTCTTGCCGTAA